From the Zymomonas mobilis subsp. pomaceae ATCC 29192 genome, the window ATTACCCATTGCGGAGGCTATAAATTTAAATCTTCCGGTTATCTGTAGTGACATTCCTGCCCATCGAGAGGTCGGCGGTGAGGTTGCAGAATTTCTTGATCCCTTAGATGGTGTAGGGTGGTTAGATACTATTTTGGATTATAGTCAGGCTGAATCAAAGCGCGTAAAAGCACAGAAAATAGCTATGAAAGAGTGGCAACCTCCTTCATGGAAAACACATATTTCTGCTGTTCTACAGTTGGTTCAAGACTTATAAAACTGATACTTAAAAAATAACAATATTTTATTGTTAACTGATTTGGAAAAAAATGTGGAAACGACAGGCGAAGAATACAATAATAAGTTATTAAAAAATGTCCTTTTCTTAAAGGAAAAAGCCAAAAAAATATGGAACAACAATAGAAATTTTATAATAGTTGTTGTTATCCCTATTTTATGTCTTTCCGCCTATTATTTATTATTAGCCTCAAAACAATATGAATCCGAAACACACTTCGTTGTCCGTTCTGATGGACAAAATGCAATGCCTGGGACTGGTTTAAGCCAGATGATGGGTGCATTAGGCAGCTCGGGCGGAAGTCAGTCCGAAGGTGTCAGTGTTAATGATTATCTTCAATCCCATGATGTGGTTGCAAAAATAAAATCTCAGGTTGACCTAGTTTCTATGTTCCGCAGGCCAGAAGCTGATATTATTGCGCGTTTATGGTTTTCTAATCCGACACCAGAAACTTTGCTGAAATATTATCTCCGTCATGTTCGGATCAAATACGAGACTGAAACCGGTATTACAAATATAAAAGTCAGGATGTTTCGCCCAGAGGATGCCTATTTACTAGCTCAAATGCTGCTAAAACTAGGAGAGGATCGGGTCAATGAGATGAACAAACGGCGTTATGATAGTGCTGTAGGGGTAGCCAAAAATCAACTACAACAAGCCGAAGACAAAATTACTGAAATTCAAGTTGCCATAACGCATTTTAGGCGGGGGGATCAGGATTTGGATCCAAAGGTAACTGGGGAAACTCAAATCAAATTAGTCTCTCAATTGACCGCGCAATTGTCGCAGGCTCGAGCACAATTAGATTCAATGAAGCAAACTATTTCCCCCGATAGTCCTCAATATATAGCACAAGCTCGACAAGTAGAGGCCTTAGAGGCTGTCGTTAATAAACAAAGAAATATTATGACTAGTGGCCAAAAGGCGATTGTTGGTGGTCTTGGATCTTATGAAGAATTACGGATAAGACAAGAATTTGCTGCAAAACGCTATGAGTCTGCAGCAGCCTCTCTTGTAAGAGCAAATGAAACAGCAATGCGACAAAAATTATTTATTGTGCACGTTGTTGAACCTAATATGCCGGTTAAGTCTACCTATCCCAAACCCCTACTGACAATTGCAGGTGTTGGACTCGTCTTAATGATTGTTTATGCTATCGGCTGGTTAATCGTCGCAGGTACACGCGAACACGCTGCTTGATTTTTAGATTGAAGACGATAGTTTGATAATAGATATAATGTATTAAAATCAAACTATCGTCTCTTTAAGGTAACGTTATTTATAATTAGAATAGGCATTCTAATTATAATACAGTTATTGAGAGTGAGATAATTCACTGATAATAAAATGAATAAATACTCATTAAATAATACGGCGTATTAAAAATAATTTTTTGTCACTTGCCATTATGCAAGAACATTAAGAATAATTATTTTCTATGAAAAATGATTAAGATATACTGAGGAAATATCTTGGTGCACCCGACAGGATTCGAACCTGTGGCCTCTGCCTTCGGAGGGCAGCGCTCTATCCAGCTGAGCTACGGGTGCCAGAGAAGAGGTCTTTAGCAAAGCCTTCCTCTGGCGGCTACCCTAAAATGATATATTCTGAAAATTTCCTAGCAAATAACACTAGAAAATTAATTTTGTCCCGTAATCGGAACGACTTTCGTCCTACTACTAGTGACCATAGCGGCCGCTGTAGATAATTGAGACTTTTTCGGAACATTAGAATACGCATGAAGAGGCATAGTGGCCGCTTCTTTTAAAGCTATATGGACAATACCACTTGCCGTAGAGGCTTCTAATGTCCCGTCCTGACGATGTTCTTCAGGCGTAATAAAAATCCCTGTGCCAGCTAACGCACGTCCCATAGCTGGGCATGAAGTTATATAGGCAATGGCAGGGGCTAAAATTAGTCCAATAGCGACCATTAAAAGCCATGTTAATGAACCCCCACCTATTAAAGCAAGCAAAGCGAATATAACGCCTACAATCATATGGGGGCGATAGTGATTAAAGGCTTCTGAAAAGTCGATACCATCCACCTCTCGTCTTTGCGTGTTCCAGCCGCTAGGGCGACCACGTATAATATCGATAAAGGTTATGGTCTGAGTCACCATAAGCATAGGAGCAATAAAAGCGGAAAGCGGTATTTCAATAACAACACTGGCAAGAATACCACTTACGCCCCCCAATGCTTTGGAGCGCCGCCGATCCATAACAGCCCAAATAACAGCCAGAATTTTGGCACCGAACAGACAAATAACGGTTAAAATCAATAACCAAGGAGAAGGGGATAAACTAAGATTGGCACCGGCGCCGCCAAAATGGTGCATTAAGGTGGCAATCAATAGGAAAAGCCATACAGTAGATGTCGCATAAGAGGTAACACCGATTAATAATTGTAAGCGGTTGACCCAATGAAGGCCTTTTATACCCAGTAAACGGGTATGCTGTAAGTTACCTTGACACCAACGACGATCTCGAATAGCGCCATCGATCAATGTAGGAGGATATTCTTCATAGCTACCTTCTGCCATAATAGTGTGGACGGTCCACCCCTTGCGACGTAGCAAAGTGGCTTCCACAACATCATGACTCATAATATTACCGCCAAAAGGTTCTTTTCCTGAAAGTTTAGGTAGACCACAACTTTCTGCAAAAGCTTTGACGCGGACGATAGCATTATGTCCCCAAAAACTGGCTTCAGAGCCTGACCACCAGATTAAACCAGCGCTAGCCAAGGGCCCATAGAGACGGGCTGAAAATTGTTGCCAGCGGGCAAAAAAAGTTTGGCCATTTACTGGCATTGGAACTGTTTGCAATAAGGCTAAACCTTTATCCCTATCCAAACTGGCAGCCATACGGGTGATAGTTTGACCGGCCATAAGACTGTCAGCATCCAATATCAGCATGTAGTCGTAACCACCGCCAAAATTATGTATCCAGTCAGCAATATTACCAGGTTTTCGAGCAATATTTTTTTCTCGCCGACGATACCATACCGGTAAATCGACTTCTTCTTTTAGTCTTTTTAACGCTGCAAATTCAATTAAACCATTAGCGGGATTAGAGTCACTGAGAATAAAAAATTCAAAATGTTTACCGAACCCTGTTTTTGCAATAGATTGTGCAATTACCTTAATCCGCAGATAAACCATATCGACGTCTTCGTTATAGATAGGCATCAATATAGCCGTTTTTCCACGCGGAGCTACCGAAGCAGGGGGCATTTGATAATCAGCAGAAGCCCGCCCGCGAACTAGCTGAATAAATCCTATTAAGGCTCCCATGAAACCAAAGAAAAGCCATGCAAATAAGGGCGAGAATAAAAGAAAAATTAAAATTTCGCTGAAACTGATGCCTTGCACGGCTTCGGCAAGCCAGACATCTGCAGCGGCGGCTATCGCAACAATAATCGTAATACCAAAGAGTAACCCACGTCGGTTACCGATACCAGGAGGAGAAGTTTTAGGCTTTTGGGTGATAGGTCCAACCTTATCCCATGACTGGATAGGCATGGCTATCGGTATTCGGGGAGGAAGAGAAAAAAAAACTTCATCCATTTTAGTCGGCTGTTCTATAGATGTCTTCGTAGGAGTCATCGTTATTCGCCTTTCCCCAGAAACCGGCTATAGAGTTTAAAATGACTATAAGCTCCGTCATTTCTATAATTTTTGCAGGCAATAGAAAAACAGGGATTATGGCATCACTTTTACCGGCGTCTTAAAAATCAGATCAACCTGGCTGATGAGACCATAGTTTTCACTAAAACCACTTTACTATGCTTTAGATTATCATGCAATTCGGTAACTATATATGCCCGAGAACGACTTCACCCAAATTGACTATAAATCCAAGGGATTTCTCGGTCTTTAGCGGAACCAGAAAAACAAAGAATTACAGCCTTTGGGTTAGTCGACTACTTCATTAACCTATTGCATAGAGCCAGGTCTCACTGACAGCATTGTTGCCTTGTTTTAGATAGCCACGTAATTCGGTGACAGCATTTGGAACAGGCTTGATTTCTACAGTCGCACGCCAACGATTTGAGAAACCTGCAACAGCGGCAGCGCTACTGTAAATAATTTGTCCCTGACTGGCTGTAACGACAAAGTCTACGCTGTTATTGGGTAATTTTTCTAGAGCTGAGCCTTCAAAATCGACAACGATTTTTTCTATACCTGCCTTCGCCCAACGTTCATCTTGTCCGACGAAATCATCGCTCGCCATGCCTGTGCGAGTGGCGATAACATAGGAGGAGGGTTTGGGAAGAGGTTCACTATTAAGCCATGTCAGACGATAGGATAAGTCATGGCGATCACCAGCCTTAGCAGGGCCAGCTGGCACCCACATGGCGCCAATATTATCATCCGTTTCACCTGTCGTTGCCATTTCGAGCAGATTAATAGCGCCAGCACCCCAGTTGTTACGGGTTTCAAGCCATAGGTTAGGCCGTTTTTCGTAAAAGAAATTATCATCCTGATAGTGATCAAAATCACGATCTCGTTGTATTAATCCCCATCCCTTAGGATTTTCATCGCTAAAGCTACTTACTCTTGTGACAGTATGATTTTCCAAAGGACGCCATAGTCTTTCGCCCTTCCCTGTCCATAGAGCCAATCCATCGGAATCATGAACTTCCGGTCGCCAATCTTTTCCGGTGCGGTGATTGTTTTCACCATACCAGAACATACTCGTCATGACACCAAAGCCCAACCGTTCTACATTTTTACGTAAGCGCACGGTGCAATCAATATCCTGAACAACATGGCCACCCTGATGACGGTTGACAATGCGATAAGCGCCAGAAACACTTGGGCCTTCTAATAAAGCATAGACTGTTAAGTCGCCATTATTAGGGCTACGTTCTAACCAAAAACGGGTAAAAACAGGAAATTCTTCTGGATGATTAAAACCTGTATCAATAGCTAGACCACGCGCTGATAAGCCATATTGATCCTGATCTCCAGAACTTCGGAAATAAGAGGCCCCCATAAACGCTAACCAATCATGGGCCCTATTGGGATTCATGAAACGAAAGCCTCCGAAACCAGCTTGATTTTGGGGTAGTTTATGTAATGGGCTATCCGCAGGCGCATTAAATAAACTATCAGAAAAAAGCATTTCTCGTGATTGCCCTTTCTCTACAACGTAAATTTTCAAAGGAATAGGGGCTGCACGATTAACGGGGAAAAATTGGGTCGCTCTTAGCGGATCGTTAGCCCATAAGGTGCGATCATCCCGCCAGCTAATTTTACTCATAGCGTTATAATCAATCGCCATTACCTGAGGTGTCGGCTTGGGAGGCGTATAAGGATGCTGGGATAGATCTATCGCGTAGGATTTTAGGCCTTCCCACGAGAAATTTTGAGCCTTTCCAAAACTTAAGCCATCATTCAGCGCAGCTGCGAAGAGTGAATCTCCCTTAAAACCTGTCCCTGCAACAGCAGCAATACCCAAGGTAAACAGCATCTGACGTCGGTTATAAGTGGCGCTCATCTATATTCTCTCCGAATAGTTATGCATGGCTTGATAAGGATGCAGACAGGATAATTTAAAGATATATTACCTTATAACAATGCGTTATTTACAATTTATATCCCTGTTTGCAGGATGCATCTTTTATTGACTAGGGCTGTATAATTTAATGCTTTACCCTCCCTTCAACAATCATAGGGGCATGGGCAAGGGGATAAATCGTAAAATAAGATGGTTTGTATTTTAGAAGCGACCGATGACATCGGTTTGATATTTCCTACCCATAATTTGAGTTTATAGACAACATCTAAAACAGGATAAAAGTTACCCTTATGAAAGGCATAGGAAGACAATACCGGCTATTAGCACTCCTGATGCCTTTATGGATGACATCGGTAGTAGGACATGCGGTTCCCGCCGATACCGCAGAAAGTAAAACGCGCTTATCTCGTCCGGTAAAGGGAAATGATATAACCGTTAGTTTACCCGCAGAAAAGACGGTTCGCATTACCTTTGACCGCTACTCCGCTATGATTGATAGCCAAAGATTTCTTATTTGGAGTGGTGAATTTGACCCTTTCCGCCTGCCCAGCCCTTCTTTATGGCAGGATGTCTTTGAAAAAATGAAGGCTATCGGATTTAATACGGTAACCATTCAACTTGATTGGGCTTATCATTCGCCTGCCCCCGGTGTTTATGATTTCAACGGGATAAGGGATATTGATCGCCTACTTAGTATGGCAAAAGTAGCCGGCTTATACGTTGTTATCCGAATTGGGCCTTATGCCGATGCTGATCTATCCCGAGGCGGTTTCCCCGGTTGGCTAACCCGTCAAAAAGTAAACGCCAGAAGTGATGACCCAACTTATCTTACGGCGGTTGATGAATGGTTAACCCATGTCAACGCAATCATTAGTCGTCATCAATATGATGGGGAAAAAGGTAATGTTATTCTTTATCAAGTTGAAGACCGTTTGGGAGATCCTAGCCCCGTAAAACAGCGCTATATGGCGCATCTTTACGCCAAAGCGCGCCATGATGGTATCAGCTTACCTATTTTTCATAATGAAACAGGCCCAGTCGGTGATTGGCTCTCCGTAGCCCAATCAAGTGAAGACAGCGCCCATATGATTGACTTACATGGCTTTACCACAAACACGACCCGTCTTTGTGATATTCAAAATCAACCTTTAAGAGAGATCGCCCCCCCTGATTTAGGCTATTATAGCCCTAGCAATACGGCTGATTTTTTACGACGACCTGCCACTAGTCTTGTCACTATCCAAGATGGGGATGCCGATTATTGGGGCAGTAATGATCGCTATAGCTGTCTCGTCAAAAGTAATGATGAACGCCATCAAGCTTTAATATTAGGGACGAATTTAAGTAATGGTCTAACCAATCAAACCCTTAGAATGGTCTATGGGGGCATTAACTGGGGATGGCTTGGAAAATCTGGCCGTTTTACGTCTTTTGACTATAGCGCCCCGATTGATGAAGCGCGTAATCTTCGCCCAAAGGCGAATGGTTTGAAACGTTTGGGACAGTTTATAACGGCCTTCCCAGATATTACGAAAATGGCGCCCGGTGCGATTATTGTCCCGACATCCAGTCATATCCGCGTTTTGCATAATGTTAATCCAGATACAGGTTCACATTTACTGTTTATTACTCATAAGCCCGCCAACAGTCTGCATGACAGCAAATTTACGCTGTCCCTTACGCTGCCAGACGGTACCTACACCTTGCCTGAAGAAGGAATGTTAGAGTTAAATGGGCATGATAGTAAGTATCTGATAGCCGGTTTTAATCTCGGCAGGAATCGGTTGGTTTATTCAACATCCCAATTTCAGACGATGATAACGCAGGGTGAGCATGATGTCGCGTTATTTAATGGTCTTCAAGGGGAAGCAGGGGAAACGGTGCTACGCTATGAAACCAAGCCACGTGTGACCGTTATAGAAGGGAATGCCCATTATTTTTACGACCCCGCACGTCATGACTTACGCCTCAATTATATTCATACAGGGCTTATACGAATAAAAATTGAAAATGGTGGACCTACGCCGCTTATTCTCTTGATCGGGGATGAAAATGAATCGGCACGCTTTTGGAAATTGTCTACCGAAGCGGGGGATGTATTAGCACGCGGCCCTACCCTTATTCGTCAAGCCTCAACAACCGATCTGACTTTATCTTTGCGCGGTGATACAGGCTATCAGGAACCGTTAGAAGTGTGGGCACCGCCGACTATTATGTATTTAGAATGGAATGGCCATCGCACCAGCTTTAGTCGCAGTATGATCAATGGCAGCTTGATTGCTAAAGATACGTTACCAGAGCCAGAATCGGCTACCTTGCCAGACCTTATGACCCTTGATTGGCAAGCAGCCGAAGGCACTCCAGAAGCGAAACCCGATTTCGACGATAGCCGCTGGCAAAAAACAGAGGATATTCCCGATACTGCGACGGTATTACCCCCTGATGGACAACCGAATCTTAATGCGGATTCTTATGGATTTCATGATGGAGATATTTGGTATCGAGGCCATTTTACAGGCGATAGTCAGGCACAGGAATTGACGTTACATTATGGCGCAGGGGGAAGTGGCTTTTTACAATTGTGGATGGATGGTCAGTTTTTGGGTGAAGGTGAGATGGAAAGCGGATTATCGCATCCTGCCAACCGGGACACTATACGTTTTAAGTTACCCGATATGGCCCAAAAAGCAGGAGATCATGTTTTCTCTGTGATGATCCGATTAAATGGCCATCAAGAAGATAATGCCTATAATAACAGCCAGAGAGCTCCTTCTGGTCTCATTGCCGCATCCCTTGCCGATCCGTCAGGGCCTGCTTACGCGGTACCTATTGCATGGCGTATTCAAGGGAATCTGAATGGTGAAAATCTGGTTGATATTGATCGCGGCCCCCTTAATAACGGTGGACAATATGGTGAGCGTGAAGGTTGGCATTTACCGGGCTATTCAGCCAGCAATTGGTCTTCCGGTGATATTGGCCATTTATCTTCAAAGCCTGGCACAACATGGTATCGAACGCATTTCAAGTTAGATCTGCCTAAACAAAATGATATGACGCTTGGATTGACGATTGGTGATCTCCAAAAACTCCGTTCAAAAAGCCATTATCGGATGCTAATTTTTGTCAATGGTTGGAATGTTGGGCAATATATAGCCCATATTGGTCCACAGCATATTTTTTCTATCCCAGCGGGTATTCTTGATCATCATGGGGATAACACCTTGGCGCTGGCGGTAACTTCTGCTGGCACTGCCATTGATAAGAACAATACCCTGATGGAACCTATTCATCTTACCGTTCTTCATAATGTGGTTGGCGGCGTACCCGTAGAAAAAATAGAAGCCGCAGACTGGCGTGAAGTGAAAGAAGCGCAAACGCAATAAACTTATACTGATATTTTTAAAAAAGGGGTTTAGTTATCCAAAAAACAATACAGCGTTATTGATAAATTAAGAGGCATCTAATCTTAAAAAAAGAGAGGTAGCAACGTTTCATTATAGACTTCTGTTTTTAATACCCTTATAAAATAGCTATGCATTCCTTTACCTCTCTACGTCTCGATCTACGACTTATACGCCCTTAGGCGTACAAAAAGCCGTGGCCTTCTTGTTACAGCAAGGCCAGACGTCTAAGGGGTGACTTCTAAAATACTATTTGAAGCTAATTTTATGGCATCCGCATAGATACGGTATGATGCTTTGAATAAAATTACTGCCAAGAAGCTAACAGGAATAATAAATGCTGCGCGATCCTTCTGCTAAATATCGCTCTTTTCCAACTATTGATTTGCCTAATCGTCAGTGGCCTTCTCGGGTCTTAAAAAAAGCGCCCATCTGGCTCTCAACTGACTTAAGAGATGGTAATCAGGCCCTTGCTAATCCTATGAATGGCGAGAAAAAACGGCGTTTGTTCGATTTATTGGTATCGATTGGTCTGAAAGAAATCGAGGTTGGTTTTCCTTCCGCCGGTGCCACTGAATTTGACTTTATCCGTAGTCTCATTGAACAAGGCGCGGTTCCAGAAGATGTAACATTACAAGTTCTGACACAAGCACGTCAGGATTTAATTACCAAAAGCTTTGATAGTCTTGAAGGCATCAATCGTGCGATCATCCATGTCTATAATGCCATTTCCCCCGCTTGGAGACGTATCGTCTTTGGGATGGAACGTGCCGAAGTAAAAAAGCTGGCCATTTCCGGCGTCACGATGTTAAGAGATGAAGCGGAAAAGCGTCCTAACACAGACTGGCGTTTTGAATATAGCCCTGAAACTTTTTCAACGGC encodes:
- the mdoH gene encoding glucans biosynthesis glucosyltransferase MdoH, producing MTPTKTSIEQPTKMDEVFFSLPPRIPIAMPIQSWDKVGPITQKPKTSPPGIGNRRGLLFGITIIVAIAAAADVWLAEAVQGISFSEILIFLLFSPLFAWLFFGFMGALIGFIQLVRGRASADYQMPPASVAPRGKTAILMPIYNEDVDMVYLRIKVIAQSIAKTGFGKHFEFFILSDSNPANGLIEFAALKRLKEEVDLPVWYRRREKNIARKPGNIADWIHNFGGGYDYMLILDADSLMAGQTITRMAASLDRDKGLALLQTVPMPVNGQTFFARWQQFSARLYGPLASAGLIWWSGSEASFWGHNAIVRVKAFAESCGLPKLSGKEPFGGNIMSHDVVEATLLRRKGWTVHTIMAEGSYEEYPPTLIDGAIRDRRWCQGNLQHTRLLGIKGLHWVNRLQLLIGVTSYATSTVWLFLLIATLMHHFGGAGANLSLSPSPWLLILTVICLFGAKILAVIWAVMDRRRSKALGGVSGILASVVIEIPLSAFIAPMLMVTQTITFIDIIRGRPSGWNTQRREVDGIDFSEAFNHYRPHMIVGVIFALLALIGGGSLTWLLMVAIGLILAPAIAYITSCPAMGRALAGTGIFITPEEHRQDGTLEASTASGIVHIALKEAATMPLHAYSNVPKKSQLSTAAAMVTSSRTKVVPITGQN
- a CDS encoding beta-galactosidase, which produces MKGIGRQYRLLALLMPLWMTSVVGHAVPADTAESKTRLSRPVKGNDITVSLPAEKTVRITFDRYSAMIDSQRFLIWSGEFDPFRLPSPSLWQDVFEKMKAIGFNTVTIQLDWAYHSPAPGVYDFNGIRDIDRLLSMAKVAGLYVVIRIGPYADADLSRGGFPGWLTRQKVNARSDDPTYLTAVDEWLTHVNAIISRHQYDGEKGNVILYQVEDRLGDPSPVKQRYMAHLYAKARHDGISLPIFHNETGPVGDWLSVAQSSEDSAHMIDLHGFTTNTTRLCDIQNQPLREIAPPDLGYYSPSNTADFLRRPATSLVTIQDGDADYWGSNDRYSCLVKSNDERHQALILGTNLSNGLTNQTLRMVYGGINWGWLGKSGRFTSFDYSAPIDEARNLRPKANGLKRLGQFITAFPDITKMAPGAIIVPTSSHIRVLHNVNPDTGSHLLFITHKPANSLHDSKFTLSLTLPDGTYTLPEEGMLELNGHDSKYLIAGFNLGRNRLVYSTSQFQTMITQGEHDVALFNGLQGEAGETVLRYETKPRVTVIEGNAHYFYDPARHDLRLNYIHTGLIRIKIENGGPTPLILLIGDENESARFWKLSTEAGDVLARGPTLIRQASTTDLTLSLRGDTGYQEPLEVWAPPTIMYLEWNGHRTSFSRSMINGSLIAKDTLPEPESATLPDLMTLDWQAAEGTPEAKPDFDDSRWQKTEDIPDTATVLPPDGQPNLNADSYGFHDGDIWYRGHFTGDSQAQELTLHYGAGGSGFLQLWMDGQFLGEGEMESGLSHPANRDTIRFKLPDMAQKAGDHVFSVMIRLNGHQEDNAYNNSQRAPSGLIAASLADPSGPAYAVPIAWRIQGNLNGENLVDIDRGPLNNGGQYGEREGWHLPGYSASNWSSGDIGHLSSKPGTTWYRTHFKLDLPKQNDMTLGLTIGDLQKLRSKSHYRMLIFVNGWNVGQYIAHIGPQHIFSIPAGILDHHGDNTLALAVTSAGTAIDKNNTLMEPIHLTVLHNVVGGVPVEKIEAADWREVKEAQTQ
- a CDS encoding glucan biosynthesis protein D gives rise to the protein MSATYNRRQMLFTLGIAAVAGTGFKGDSLFAAALNDGLSFGKAQNFSWEGLKSYAIDLSQHPYTPPKPTPQVMAIDYNAMSKISWRDDRTLWANDPLRATQFFPVNRAAPIPLKIYVVEKGQSREMLFSDSLFNAPADSPLHKLPQNQAGFGGFRFMNPNRAHDWLAFMGASYFRSSGDQDQYGLSARGLAIDTGFNHPEEFPVFTRFWLERSPNNGDLTVYALLEGPSVSGAYRIVNRHQGGHVVQDIDCTVRLRKNVERLGFGVMTSMFWYGENNHRTGKDWRPEVHDSDGLALWTGKGERLWRPLENHTVTRVSSFSDENPKGWGLIQRDRDFDHYQDDNFFYEKRPNLWLETRNNWGAGAINLLEMATTGETDDNIGAMWVPAGPAKAGDRHDLSYRLTWLNSEPLPKPSSYVIATRTGMASDDFVGQDERWAKAGIEKIVVDFEGSALEKLPNNSVDFVVTASQGQIIYSSAAAVAGFSNRWRATVEIKPVPNAVTELRGYLKQGNNAVSETWLYAIG
- a CDS encoding lipopolysaccharide biosynthesis protein, with translation MPGTGLSQMMGALGSSGGSQSEGVSVNDYLQSHDVVAKIKSQVDLVSMFRRPEADIIARLWFSNPTPETLLKYYLRHVRIKYETETGITNIKVRMFRPEDAYLLAQMLLKLGEDRVNEMNKRRYDSAVGVAKNQLQQAEDKITEIQVAITHFRRGDQDLDPKVTGETQIKLVSQLTAQLSQARAQLDSMKQTISPDSPQYIAQARQVEALEAVVNKQRNIMTSGQKAIVGGLGSYEELRIRQEFAAKRYESAAASLVRANETAMRQKLFIVHVVEPNMPVKSTYPKPLLTIAGVGLVLMIVYAIGWLIVAGTREHAA